The Qipengyuania oceanensis genome includes the window CTGCCGAGATCCTTCGCCAATGCGTCGATATAGGCCGGATCGTCGTGATAGGGCGGCAGCGTCCGCAGGCTCGGCTGCCAGCGCATGGCGGCAAGCTTGCGCGATGCCTCGTCGACCACGGTTGCGGTCGTCGCGGCGGAATACTGGGGATAGAGGGGAGCGAGCAGGATCCGCTCGCATCCGGCATCCATCATCGCCTGCAAGCGGTCGCCGATCGCCGGATTGCCGTAGCGCATCGCGAAATCGACCCGCACCCGTTCGCCGAGCAGGTCTTGCAAGGCGGCGGACTGGCGCCGGGTGATCGCCATGAGCGGAGAGCCTTCCTCGCTCCACACCTGGCTGTAGGCATGCGCACTCTTCTTCGGACGGGTATTGAGAATGATGCCGCGCAGGATCGGCTGCCACGCGATCGGCGGGATCTCGACCACTCGGCGGTCCGACAGGAATTCGGCCAGGTAGCGCTTGACCGAGGGCGCATCGGGCGCGTCGGGCGTGCCGAGATTGACGAGCAGCACGCCGATGCCGCCGCTCTTCACGGGTGGATGATCGGCGGGAAGCTGTTGTGGCTGGTGCGTCATGCGCCGTCCGCTAGCAGCGGGAGCGAACGAAGGCGATGCCCGGTTGCCGAATGGACCGCATTGGCGATCGCAGGTGCGATAACCGCCACGCCCAGTTCGCCCGGATCGAATGGCGGCGCCGGACTGTCGACGAAATCGACCTCGATTTCCGGGCAGGTCGCCAGGCTGGCGAGGCGCAGATCGCGCAGTCTCGCCGCGTTCGGAATACCCCGTTCGTAATCGAGCCGCGGGGCCAGCGCCAATTCCATGCCGTAGAGCAGGCCGCCCTCTATCTGCTGACGAGCGATGTCGAGATTGACGATCCGCCCGATGTCGACGGCAGCGGTGATCCGGTCGACGAGGATCCCGCCATCGCCCATGCGC containing:
- the hemH gene encoding ferrochelatase → MTHQPQQLPADHPPVKSGGIGVLLVNLGTPDAPDAPSVKRYLAEFLSDRRVVEIPPIAWQPILRGIILNTRPKKSAHAYSQVWSEEGSPLMAITRRQSAALQDLLGERVRVDFAMRYGNPAIGDRLQAMMDAGCERILLAPLYPQYSAATTATVVDEASRKLAAMRWQPSLRTLPPYHDDPAYIDALAKDLGRQVDALDFVPEVLLLSFHGMPERTLHLGDPYHCHCQKTARLLEAAMARPGLRFVTTFQSRFGRARWLEPATDVTLEAEARAGTRRIAVATPGFSADCLETLEEIALQGRDQFIEAGGENFAALSCLNDGDAGMAMLERLVRRELSGWI